The proteins below are encoded in one region of Garra rufa chromosome 12, GarRuf1.0, whole genome shotgun sequence:
- the LOC141347443 gene encoding uncharacterized protein, which translates to MATESPQGGSPEQPDLTIVILGNAGEDRDKVVKSVLNCENLTPEEVLYTLYQSEQAGRKISVLEAPGWDKLRPDRIKEELVRSVSLCQPGLELIQQKTQAASGETEIRKRHGSLDSPPNVNKDQGDSEKKETTETAKPLEDMHKITIHFKQSVVILMGVFGALIGAVAGAENGVSGSCSGMVFGIIVGVLLASFIMYIYTRVYSQAYSKQPTQVHHKQLQS; encoded by the exons ATGGCTACTGAATCTCCTCAGG GAGGTTCCCCCGAGCAGCCAGATCTCACAATTGTGATCTTAGGAAATGCTGGAGAGGACAGAGATAAAGTGGTCAAATCAGTTCTAAACTGCGAGAATCTGACACCAGAAGAAGTTCTCTATACTTTATATCAAAGCGAACAAGCAGGAAGGAAGATCAGTGTTCTGGAAGCACCAGGATGGGACAAGCTTAGACCAGACCGGATAAAAGAAGAACTTGTCAGAAGTGTGTCACTTTGTCAACCAGGACTTGAACTGATTCAACAGAAGACACAAGCAGCGTCTGGTGAGACTGAAATCAGGAAGAGACATGGAAGTTTGGACAGTCCTCCTAATG TTAACAAAGACCAGGGAGATTCAGAGAAGAAAGAAACCACAGAGACTGCCAAACCTTTGGAAGACATGCACAAAATCACCATTCACTTCAAACAGTCTGTAGTGATACTGATGGGTGTTTTCGGAGCTCTTATTGGTGCAGTGGCTGGAGCTGAAAATGGAGTTTCAGGGTCTTGCTCTGGAATGGTGTTTGGTATCATTGTAGGGGTTTTACTTGCAAGTTTCATCATGTACATTTATACTCGCGTTTATTCTCAGGCTTACTCAAAGCAGCCTACGCAAGTGCATCATAAGCAACTGCAAAGTTGA
- the LOC141346919 gene encoding protein N-terminal asparagine amidohydrolase-like has product MPLLTQNKRIERVSSTAELFSKHPHLKESAKQFASRSPESVDPKHLLYVQQREFAATTPADNSVSILGSDDATTCHLVVLRHTGSGATCLAHCDGSSTWTEVPLIVNAVTSRSNPAKEGRLELHLVGGFDDDKRTSHSLSLSILAAFQKQKEEIHLETCCITDMNDIIKDGIHRPVVYGIGVNVKTGHVFPAMFTCRGPAEELRSARTFSGGQMVEVYDSSRELVKIGPCRWTPNNDMAFWLSQDDETILQYLSTSPNAEPPHFVHHIKSTIQFLLDHPTADGLFPAGQPHLYCRAEDGRWKRV; this is encoded by the exons ATGCCGCTGTTGACTCAGAATAAGCGAATAGAGCGCGTCAGCTCAACCGCGGAGCTCTTCAGCAAACACCCGCATCTCAAG GAAAGTGCAAAGCAGTTTGCGTCCAGAAGTCCAGAGTCTGTGGACCCTAAACATCTCCTGTATGTCCAGCAGCGGGAGTTTGCGGCGACCACACCAGCGGACA ATTCGGTCTCCATTCTGGGATCCGATGACGCCACCACATGCCACTTAGTCGTGCTTCGACACACAG GAAGTGGAGCGACGTGTCTGGCACACTGTGATGGTTCAAGCACATGGACTGAAGTTCCTCTGATAGTTAATGCTGTCACTTCTAGAAGCAACCCAGCAAAAGAGGGCAG ATTGGAGTTGCATCTGGTTGGTGGTTTTGACGATGACAAGAGAACCTCACACTCACTCAGCCTTAGTATTCTGG CTGCCTTTCAAAAACAGAAGGAAGAAATTCACCTGGAGACGTGCTGCATCACAG ACATGAATGATATCATCAAAGATGGGATTCATCGGCCTGTGGTGTATGGGATAG GTGTGAACGTTAAAACGGGTCACGTATTTCCAGCCATGTTCACGTGTCGAGGACCGGCGGAGGAGCTCCGATCCGCACGCACCTTTTCTGGTGGACAG ATGGTTGAAGTGTATGATTCCAGCAGGGAGCTTGTGAAAATCGGCCCGTGCAGATGGACACCAAACAATGACATGGCCTTCTGGCTGTCCCAAGATGATGAAACCATCCTACAG TATTTGTCCACGTCTCCAAATGCAGAACCTCCTCACTTTGTCCATCACATCAAATCCACCATTCAGTTTCTGCTGGATCATCCGACCGCAGATGGGCTGTTTCCAGCCGGTCAGCCGCATCTCTACTGTCGCGCTGAAGACGGCCGCTGGAAGAGAGTCTGA
- the LOC141347113 gene encoding origin recognition complex subunit 4-like, producing the protein MSKRRSAALTEAQCISLAQKLLRERLCHQKLPDQPVGLDSQYKHLLELLRRTAVHGESNSVLIVGPRGSGKTMLLGCVLRELMSLKEVQKNVLLVELNGLLQTDDKIALKEITRQLHLENVVGDKVFGSFAENLAFLLEALKKGDKSSSRPVLFVLDEFDLFAHHKNQTLLYNLLDVSQSAQAPIAVVGLTCRLDVLELLEKRVKSRFSHRQIHVFSSLSFSQYVDVVRSQLSLPQDFPDPKFANEWNHSVTKVCEDKSVEEVLKRHFNASKDFRSLHSLLFLAVSRVFVSQSTLREADLLEASRLISTDSKANVLHGLSILELCLVIAMKHLNDTYEGEPFNFQMVHNEFKKFIQRKSHTIHKFEKPVVMKAFEHLLQLELVRPVDAGACKVQREYQLMRLMLEHGQVMEALQRYPQCPTDVKQWALSAFG; encoded by the exons ATGAGCAAACGGAGATCAGCCGCTCTCACTGAAGCCCAGTGCATCTCTCTG GCTCAGAAGCTCCTGCGGGAGAGACTGTGTCATCAGAAACTGCCGGATCAGCCCGTGGGTCTGGACTCACAGTACAA gCACTTGCTGGAGCTGCTGAGACGAACAGCTGTTCATGGAGAAAGTAACTCCGTCCTCATTGTTGGTCCAAGAGGATCCGGTAAAACTATG CTGCTGGGTTGTGTCCTCCGTGAGCTCATGAGTCTGAAGGAAGTGCAGAAGAATGTTCTTCTGGTGGAGCTGAACG GTCTTCTGCAGACAGACGATAAAATCGCTCTGAAAGAAATCACTCGCCAGTTGCACCTGGAGAATGTCGTAGGAGACAAAGTGTTT GGGAGCTTTGCAGAAAATCTGGCTTTTCTTTTGGAAGCTCTCAAGAAAG GTGACAAGAGCAGCAGTCGTCCTGTGCTGTTTGTGTTGGATGAGTTTGATCTGTTCGCTCATCATAAGAACCAAACGTTGCTGTATAACCTGCTGGACGTGTCTCAATCTGCGCAGGCGCCCATCGCTGTAGTGGGACTCACCTGCAGACTG GATGTGTTGGAGCTTCTGGAGAAGCGAGTGAAGTCTCGTTTCTCTCACAGACAGATTCATGTGTTCAGCTCGCTGTCGTTCAGTCAGTACGTGGATGTGGTTCGCTCTCAGCTCAGTTTGCCTCAGGACTTCCCAGATCCAAAATTCGCCAATGAGTGGAACCACAGCGTCACG AAAGTATGTGAAGATAAATCAGTTGAGGAGGTTTTGAAGAGACACTTTAACGCCAGTAAAGATTTCCGCTCTCTGCATTCCCTGCTG TTTCTGGCTGTTAGTCGAGTGTTTGTCTCTCAGTCGACTCTACGTGAGGCTGATCTTCTAGAGGCCAGTCGTCTGATTTCCACTGATTCGAAAGCAAACGTCCTTCACG GTCTGTCTATTCTGGAGCTGTGTTTGGTTATTGCCATGAAGCATCTGAATGACACTTATGAAGGAGAACCCTTCAATTTCCAGATGGTCCATAATG AGTTTAAGAAGTTCATTCAGAGGAAGTCTCACACCATCCATAAGTTTGAGAAGCCTGTGGTGATGAAG GCGTTTGAGCATCTTCTGCAGCTGGAGCTGGTTCGTCCAGTGGACGCTGGCGCGTGTAAAGTTCAGCGCGAGTATCAGCTGATGAGACTGATGCTGGAACACGGTCAGGTGATGGAGGCGCTGCAAAGGTACCCACAATGCCCCACAGATGTCAAACAATGGGCCCTCTCAGCCTTCGGCTGA
- the LOC141347404 gene encoding GTPase IMAP family member 4-like translates to MATESPQGGSPAQPELRIVILGNAGEDKDNLVKSVVSCENLTPEKDGLCTLYKCEQAGRKIRVVEAPGWDRLSIPDRTKEEIVRSVSLCHPGPHALLLVLPVKTPSSEEIKAAEMHMKLLSERVWKHTIMVFACDEGVEKPAIKEHDHSPEKILEKCGGRSYVLQKSTCESPTQIQGLLKKIDDLVEENCGDFFIPQAYYELIQQKTQAAPGETELRHRRGSLQKNPPALAKDKGDDKGDSEEKKETVETAKDTKDTSKTSIDFKQKISMDLKQLVLILMGTIGALLGSVAGAETGVRGSFIGIIIGIFVGVLVASFTMYIYNNLYPSTDSKQPTQSAS, encoded by the exons ATGGCTACTGAATCTCCTCAGG GAGGTTCCCCTGCACAGCCAGAGCTCAGAATTGTGATCTTAGGAAATGCTGGAGAGGACAAGGATAATTTGGTCAAATCAGTTGTAAGCTGTGAGAATCTGACACCAGAGAAAGATGGTCTGTGTACTTTATATAAGTGTGAACAAGCAGGTAGGAAGATCAGAGTTGTTGAAGCACCAGGATGGGACAGACTCTCAATaccagacagaacaaaagaagaaatcgTCAGAAGCGTGTCGCTTTGTCATCCAGGACCTCACGCTCTGCTTCTGGTCCTACCAGTGAAAACACCTTCTTCGGAGGAAATTAAAGCAGCAGAAATGCACATGAAGTTACTGTCAGAGCGTGTCTGGAAACACACCATCATGGTGTTTGCTTGTGATGAAGGAGTGGAGAAACCAGCAATCAAAGAACATGATCACAGCCcggaaaaaatcctggaaaagtGTGGAGGACGATCCTATGTTCTGCAGAAAAGCACTTGTGAATCTCCCACTCAGATCCAAGGACTCTTAAAGAAGATAGATGATCTGGTGGAGGAGAACTGTGGTGATTTCTTCATACCACAAGCTTACTATGAACTGATTCAACAGAAGACACAAGCAGCACCTGGTGAGACTGAGCTCAGGCACAGACGTGGAAGCCTGCAGAAGAATCCTCCTGCCT TGGCAAAAGACAAAGGAGATGACAAAGGAGATTCGGAGGAGAAGAAAGAAACTGTCGAGACTGCCAAAGATACAAAAGACACATCAAAAACCAGTATTGACTTCAAACAAAAAATCAGCATGGACTTAAAACAGTTGGTACTGATATTGATGGGCACAATCGGAGCACTTCTTGGATCAGTTGCTGGAGCTGAAACTGGAGTTAGAGGGTCTTTCATTGGAATAATCATTGGCATCTTTGTAGGGGTTTTAGTTGCAAGTTTCACCATGTACATTTATAATAACCTTTATCCAAGCACTGATTCAAAGCAGCCGACACAAAGTGCATCATAA